The Mucilaginibacter defluvii genome contains the following window.
CAGACTTTGCTATAGCGTAAACCTGATTATAAACCTGCAGCTTATAATGCTCAAATACTTCCTCAAAGGTTAAATTCCGGTGGCGATTTAATTTAAACCCTCTCATCACAATTAATTGGTTTTACATGATTTCGGACTTCCTAATATAATTAAAAAGCTTCCATAACAAAATTTAATTTGTTTAAATGTTATTTATCCATTAAATAAATATAAAATCGGCGGTAAAATCCGTCTTTTTATGTGGTTGCTATGTGTGCCGCAAATGATTTATTTGCGGTTGTGTCGTTTAAAAACCTGGGCAAACCCTGATAATTATATTTTATCTATTTTAGCCCCTGCAAGTTCTTTACTTATTCTTCATCAAACCGGTGCGGGTTTTACAAACGCTAAATTAATAGGGAACCGTGTGCAAATCACGGGCTGTCGCGCAACTGTAAGTAACGCAAAAGGTTTCTGCCAACAAATGCTCACTGTTTTAATAAATGGGAAGAGCGGCAGAAATGTTACAAGCCAGGAGACCTGCCTGCCACCGAATTGACAATGCTTTCGCGGTATGAAGCAATTGATCAGGTATGATGTACATGTTAGGCTAACCTTCTGTTTTGACGGGATTGCTATGTACCGTCGTGCCTGTCTTTCTACTCCACCCCAAACGCATTGCGAAGCTTAGGCTAAAGCGCTTTTAACAGATTTATTTAATTAATTTTTTAAAAGAATGCTAACGCAAAACTTAGGTTACCCGCGCATTGGTAGCCGCCGTGAACTCAAAAAAGCCTGCGAAAATTACTGGGCAGGCAAAATCGACCTGAAAGAACTGAACCAGGTTGGAAAAGCAATTAAGGAAGAAAACTGGCAAACACAACTGGATGCGGGTATTAACCTGATACCTTGTAACGATTTCAGTTTTTACGACCAGGTGCTGGATATGAGCCTGCTGTTGGGGGTAATACCCGAGCGCTTTGCCCCAGTGCTTACCGAAGTTAAAACTAATACCGAAACTGACTTGTATTTTGCCATGGCCCGCGGCTATCAGCAAAACGGATTGGATATTACGGCACTGGAAATGACCAAGTGGTTTGATACCAATTACCATTACCTGGTACCCGAGTTTACCCAGGTGCAGGAATTCCGTATATTCTCTGAAAAACCATTTGCCGAGTACCAGCAAGCCCGCCAATACCTGGGCAACAATGCCAAACCCGTATTGATTGGCCCGGTAACTTACCTGTTATTGGGCAAAGAAAAAGGCAGCCGCTTTGAACGTATCGACCTGATAAAGAAACTGGTACCTGTCTATGTCGACATCATCAATCGCTTAAAGCAACAAGGCGCAGAATGGATACAGATAGATGAACCTGTACTGGCGCTTGATCTGTCGCAAAAAGAGAAGGAAGCCTTTGAATATGCCTATAAATTGATAAGCAATCGTGTTAACGGTGTAAATATTTTAGTAGCTACTTATTTTGATGCCCTGCATGATAATACCTCGCTTGCCGTAAATCTGCCGGTTGCCGCCCTGCATATTGACCTGGTACGCGCGCCGCAACAATTGAATGACGTGTTGGCACAACTGCCTGAAAGCCTGAGCCTGTCGTTAGGTGTAATTGATGGCCGTAACATCTGGAAGAATGATTATAAAGCGTCGTTGGAATTGATAGAAAAAGCGAAAGCTGCTATCGGTGCCGGGCGTGTTATGATAGCGCCATCATGTTCACTGCTGCATAGTCCGGTTGATCTCGGCCTGGAAACAGAACTTGATTACGGTCTTAAAAACTGGATGAGTTTTGCCAGGCAGAAGCTGAACGAGATAAAAGAGCTTAAAGCCATAGCTACTGGTACTGATGATCAGCAATATCTGCAAGCCAATCAACAATCTATCGAGGCACGCAAATTATCAACACGGGTGCACAAAGTAGCCGTTAAACAACGTATCGCTGAACTGACCGAAGCCGACGATAAACGTGTAAGCGGCTTTGCCAACAGGCAGCAAATACAGCAGCAGCGTTTTAAACTCCCGGCCTTCCCTACAACTACCATTGGCTCGTTCCCGCAAACTGAAGATATACGCCAGCTGCGGGCTAAATTTAAAAAGCGCGAGCTAAGCGCCGCTGATTATGAAAAGGCTATTGAGCAAGCCACCATAGATGCCATACGCTGGCAGGAAGAAATTGGTATTGACGTACTGGTACATGGCGAGTTTGAACGTAACGATATGGTTGAATACTTCGGCGAGCAACTGGACGGCTTTGCTTTTACCAAAAACGGCTGGGTGCAAAGTTATGGCAGCCGCTGCGTAAAGCCGCCTGTAATTTATGGCGATGTTTTGCGCCCGCGCGATATGACGGTTAGGTGGAGCCGCTTTGCTGCAGCCCAAACTGATAAGCTGATGAAAGGGATGCTTACCGGGCCGGTGACTATACTGCAATGGTCGTTTGTGCGGGATGACCAGCCGCGCGAGGTTACCGCCAACCAGATAGCCCTGGCCATACGTGATGAGGTGGTTGCCCTTGAGCAAAACGGCATCGGCATTATACAGATAGATGAGCCCGCCATTCGCGAAGGCTTACCGCTGCGCAAGGCTAACCGGGCAGCTTACCTTAACTGGGCTGTAAAGGCCTTTCGCATCTCAGCAAGTGGCGTTACTGATGAAACACAGATACATACGCACATGTGCTACAGCGAGTTTAATGATATTATTGAACATATAGCTGCTATGGATGCCGATGTGATCACCATTGAAACATCGCGCTCGCAAATGGAATTGCTGGAGGCATTCGCCAACTTTAAATACCCTAATGAGATTGGGCCGGGTGTTTATGATATCCACTCGCCGCGCGTACCTACCACAGCCGAGATGGTGGCCCTGCTTGAAAAAGCAGCTGAACTGCTACCCGCCCGTAACCTTTGGGTAAACCCGGATTGCGGCCTTAAAACGCGCAAATGGCCCGAAACTAAAGTGGCGTTGCAAAACATGGTAGCGGCCGCGCAGCAGGCAAGGCAAAGCATAAAAGCTGAAGCAACAATTTAAATATCAAACGGGCAGGTACTTCCTGCCCGTTTTGTTTATAGCCTTCCGTATATGGCATAGTCCCCTAAGTCAGTTATTTACGGCTAAGTTGGTATCGATTTTGCCTCTTAACATTTATTGCAAATAGCGGTTAATTAATACTTAATATTTAAAGCAGGAAAAGTGGCTGTGGTTAAGTTGTTTTAATAACAGCGAGATAAACCACACCGCTCAAATACTGCTCTACAATATGGGGTATTGGGTAATTTTTTCCCTATTGTGGGTAAAAATATGCTTAGCTGGTATTGCTGCCCTAAGGTTTAAGTTATCAACTATTGATTTTTCAGGCCCTGATGAATAAAATTTTAACTTTTATTTTCGCTATATGCATGAGTGTAGCTCTGCCTGTAGCCGCTTACAGCCAAACCCCTGAACACGAAGAAGGCGGTGAGGCGGAAGGTGAAGTTTTTCTGGATATCAAACCTAAAATCAGGAATGCTATCTTTAACGATCCGGCCGAGGTAGCTTACGATATTAAAGTTAAAAGTACTTATAAAGAAGTTCAGGAAGGTAAAGTAAGCTATGAGCTTAAAACCGACTACGGTAAACATGTATCTACTGATTCGGTAAAAGTAAAAATAGGCCCGGGTGGCAGTAAAAAGCTTAGTTTTAAAATACCTGCTAAAACGCCTGGGTTCTATGAACTAAGTTTTCGTTTCAATCTTTCCTTATATGATGATACCGTACGCCGTGTTTTTGGTGTAAGGCCGGATCAGATCGTAGCGGAGAATAACCGCCCGGCTGATTTTGTATCGTTCTGGCAAAAAACGCGCGACTCGTTAAGCAAGGTGCCGCCAAAGTACCGGGTGCTGGAGCGCAAGGATCTGTCGACCCCCAAGATCACCGTTTATTTAGTAGAGATGCGTTCATGGAACAACGCCTTGATCCGAGGCTGGTTGACCATCCCTAAAAACCGTCCTAAAAAATTACCGGTACGCTACCGCGTGCCCGGCTACCTGGTTACCATGGAGCCCAGCATGATGGAAGATGATTTCGCGGTATTCTCCATAAACGTGCGTGGCAATGGCAACAGCAAGGATGCCATTAACACCAAGGGTATACAATATAACCTCTACAACATCGGCGACCGGAACAACTACGTGTACCGC
Protein-coding sequences here:
- the metE gene encoding 5-methyltetrahydropteroyltriglutamate--homocysteine S-methyltransferase, with protein sequence MLTQNLGYPRIGSRRELKKACENYWAGKIDLKELNQVGKAIKEENWQTQLDAGINLIPCNDFSFYDQVLDMSLLLGVIPERFAPVLTEVKTNTETDLYFAMARGYQQNGLDITALEMTKWFDTNYHYLVPEFTQVQEFRIFSEKPFAEYQQARQYLGNNAKPVLIGPVTYLLLGKEKGSRFERIDLIKKLVPVYVDIINRLKQQGAEWIQIDEPVLALDLSQKEKEAFEYAYKLISNRVNGVNILVATYFDALHDNTSLAVNLPVAALHIDLVRAPQQLNDVLAQLPESLSLSLGVIDGRNIWKNDYKASLELIEKAKAAIGAGRVMIAPSCSLLHSPVDLGLETELDYGLKNWMSFARQKLNEIKELKAIATGTDDQQYLQANQQSIEARKLSTRVHKVAVKQRIAELTEADDKRVSGFANRQQIQQQRFKLPAFPTTTIGSFPQTEDIRQLRAKFKKRELSAADYEKAIEQATIDAIRWQEEIGIDVLVHGEFERNDMVEYFGEQLDGFAFTKNGWVQSYGSRCVKPPVIYGDVLRPRDMTVRWSRFAAAQTDKLMKGMLTGPVTILQWSFVRDDQPREVTANQIALAIRDEVVALEQNGIGIIQIDEPAIREGLPLRKANRAAYLNWAVKAFRISASGVTDETQIHTHMCYSEFNDIIEHIAAMDADVITIETSRSQMELLEAFANFKYPNEIGPGVYDIHSPRVPTTAEMVALLEKAAELLPARNLWVNPDCGLKTRKWPETKVALQNMVAAAQQARQSIKAEATI
- a CDS encoding acetylxylan esterase, with the translated sequence MNKILTFIFAICMSVALPVAAYSQTPEHEEGGEAEGEVFLDIKPKIRNAIFNDPAEVAYDIKVKSTYKEVQEGKVSYELKTDYGKHVSTDSVKVKIGPGGSKKLSFKIPAKTPGFYELSFRFNLSLYDDTVRRVFGVRPDQIVAENNRPADFVSFWQKTRDSLSKVPPKYRVLERKDLSTPKITVYLVEMRSWNNALIRGWLTIPKNRPKKLPVRYRVPGYLVTMEPSMMEDDFAVFSINVRGNGNSKDAINTKGIQYNLYNIGDRNNYVYRAVYMDCLRGVDFIASHQDMGLDTSRISIDGGSQGGALAIVVAALDKRIKLVTTEVPLYSDIHNAVRISKAMHPNVQTPVWYMNNYVSQKTGFTEQRLFKTWDYFDPLNFAGMVRCPVLMGIGLLDELCPPSCSIAMYNRLATQKKELWVTPDKGHEVDGNYYRFQYQWLREYFLLP